In the Topomyia yanbarensis strain Yona2022 chromosome 3, ASM3024719v1, whole genome shotgun sequence genome, one interval contains:
- the LOC131691035 gene encoding uncharacterized protein LOC131691035, producing MYGILTPAEAWYHNDNTHHYFARAFYGPLSLRRVFLIILLIAFFQIDDEFDRMYPNRNAIGTISSISSFCMMLDHSYNEIACPSIQALLKVMSELTSQGNIRKAEPSGLPPLEEFASVFVRWLQPGTDIDHFLEHVPGEPPYILCSTMAFAENKYYIVVLRTAFDCGFMFVEALDLLIKAYKVFNFEVPGKAKKVLEFFDLIYGLHSNSRLSSVNNLFAKIKSATNM from the exons ATGTATGGAATTCTCACACCTGCTGAGGCATGGTATCATAATGATAATACTCACCATTACTTTGCAAGAGCATTTTATGGACCCCTTTCGTTACGCAGAGTTTTCCTTATTATATTATTGATTGCTTTTTTTCAGATCGATGATGAGTTTGATCGAATGTATCCAAACAGAAACGCTATTggaacaatttcttcaatttcgtCGTTCTGCATGATGCTCGATCATTCTTACAATGAGATAGCTTGTC CCTCGATTCAAGCATTGCTGAAGGTGATGTCCGAACTAACATCGCAAGGCAATATTCGCAAAGCGGAACCATCAGGATTACCACCTCTCGAAGAATTCGCTTCAGTATTTGTTAGATGGCTGCAACCGGGAACCGACATCGATCATTTCCTTGAACATGTCCCAGGGGAGCCACCGTATATCCTATGTTCAACAATGGCCTTcgccgaaaataagtattatattgttgttttgaggACGGCTTTTGATTGTGGATTTATGTTCGTTGAGGCTTTAGATTTACTTATTAAGGCATATAAAGTTTTCAATTTCGAAGTACCAGGAAAGGCTAAGAAAGTTTTGGAGTTTTTTGACCTAATCTATGGATTGCACTCAAATAGTAGACTTAGCAGTgtaaataatctttttgcaaAAATTAAGTCAGCTACTAACATGTAA
- the LOC131690205 gene encoding 4'-phosphopantetheine phosphatase translates to MSSPTRFHLLQDIDGYNPDTLDLHQDAEAKEYWFNCFYKLVLKFEQQAAKSQISDNTAVDRAAKYRKHYLAQLNQLKQEDCSLNKRPLSIRNLLELNESTLRMFGFDDPWKDQKRIENSGSIRKLNARLQQLDQLESMTGKWIEIVKGVLAGNMFDWGAQAVSQILESDANFGLKEALERIQKRPWLIDCLDQWLERMQGSPHRCATIFTDNSGIDIVLGIIPLVRELLLRQTKVLLCANTNPALNDITYNELKEVITQCCTECEVISDAYDTGMLKILGNEQNGPCLDFSLMTPDLCDEIAESDLVIIIGMARALHTNLNTKFTCETLKLAVVKNEWLAKRLGGETFSVICKYENV, encoded by the exons ATGTCCTCGCCTACGCGATTTCATCTACTTCAAGACATTGATGGCTACAACCCAGACACACTTGATCTTCACCAGGATGCAGAGGCAAAAGAATACTGGTTCAATTGTTTTTACAAACTTGTGTTGAAATTTGAACAACAAGCAGCCAAAAGCCAAATTTCTGATAATACGGCGGTAGACCGTGCTGCTAAATATAGGAAACATTATTTGGCTCAACTGAACCAGTTAAAGCAAGAAGATTGTAGTTT aaaTAAACGACCACTGTCTATTCGAAATTTGTTAGAACTCAATGAGTCAACACTTAGGATGTTCGGATTTGATGATCCGTGGAAGGATCAGAAACGAATTGAGAATTCAGGGTCCATCAGAAAGCTAAATGCTCGGCTTCAACAACTTGATCAACTGGAAAGTATGACTGGAAAATGGATCGAAATTGTCAAAGGCGTATTGGCAG GTAATATGTTCGACTGGGGAGCGCAAGCTGTTTCTCAAATACTTGAAAGTGACGCCAATTTCGGATTGAAAGAGGCTCTAGAACGCATACAAAAACGTCCCTGGCTAATTGATTGTTTGGATCAGTGGCTGGAAAGAATGCAG GGCTCTCCGCATAGATGCGCAACGATCTTCACTGATAACTCAGGTATTGACATAGTACTGGGTATAATTCCTTTGGTGAGAGAACTGTTACTGCGCCAAACGAAAGTGTTACTTTGCGCCAATACCAACCCCGCACTGAATGATATCACTTATAATGAACTGAAGGAAGTAATTACACAATGTTGCACCGAATGTGAAGTTATCAGTGATGCTTATGATACTGGCATGTTGAAAATCCTTGGCAATGAGCAAAATGGCCCATGTCTTGACTTCAGTCTCATGACACCTG ATTTGTGTGACGAGATTGCAGAAAGTGATTTGGTTATTATCATTGGAATGGCAAGGGCGCTCCATACAAACCTCAATACAAAATTTACCTGTGAAACTTTGAAACTAGCCGTCGTAAAAAATGAGTGGCTTGCAAAACGTCTCGGTGGAGAAACATTTTCTGTAATTTGCAAATACGAAAATGTATGA